One window of the Synechococcales cyanobacterium T60_A2020_003 genome contains the following:
- a CDS encoding IS5/IS1182 family transposase: YHRRSIAETTMFRFKTIFGGNLSARQFDNQAVELFIKCVALNRMIQIAKPDSYKVEG, from the coding sequence GCTATCATCGTCGTTCGATTGCTGAAACTACCATGTTCCGCTTTAAGACTATTTTTGGGGGCAATCTCAGTGCACGTCAATTTGACAATCAAGCCGTGGAATTGTTCATCAAATGTGTTGCGCTCAACCGCATGATTCAGATCGCTAAACCCGATAGCTACAAGGTTGAAGGTTAA